In the Pristis pectinata isolate sPriPec2 chromosome 35, sPriPec2.1.pri, whole genome shotgun sequence genome, one interval contains:
- the LOC127586421 gene encoding mRNA decay activator protein ZFP36-like, which translates to MACLRELCELVSELSFLDPKDFAAWKPGPEPRTVGPPAGFRRHSTSQLPPGGSRARLADSYWPLQPRDTDRPSGLWPGLGPGPKPSLGRCTSHGEWAEEPRVALPPPPPSPRYKTELCRPFQENSFCRYGDKCQFAHGLAELRALSRHPKYKTEPCRTFHSTGFCPYGSRCHFIHNPEEERGPRPRLRQSASFSGPLGPSASGPADLDWATLRAAFSPDLEVELARTLGLNCCSCRQHRRRQQQQPAPGLPLAGRSPSADSLSDQEDSGSSGSESPVFEQARRLPIFSRISVSE; encoded by the exons ATGGCCTGCCTGAGGGAGCTGTGCGAGCTGGTGTCCGAG TTGAGCTTCCTGGACCCCAAGGATTTCGCCGCCTGGAAGCCGGGACCCGAGCCCCGGACGGTCGGACCACCCGCCGGCTTCCGCCGCCACTCCACCAGCCAGCTGCCGCCCGGCGGCTCCCGGGCTCGGCTGGCCGACTCCTACTGGCCGCTGCAGCCGCGGGACACGGATCGACCGTCCGGGCTGTGGCCGGGACTGGGACCGGGACCGAAGCCGAGCCTGGGCCGCTGCACCAGCCACGGGGAGTGGGCGGAGGAGCCGCGGGTCGCcctgccgccgccgccgccctcGCCCCGCTACAAGACCGAGCTGTGCCGGCCCTTCCAGGAGAACAGCTTCTGCCGCTACGGCGACAAGTGCCAGTTCGCCCACGGCCTGGCCGAGCTGCGGGCCCTCAGCCGCCACCCCAAGTACAAGACGGAGCCGTGCCGCACCTTCCACAGCACCGGCTTCTGCCCGTACGGCAGCCGCTGCCACTTCATCCACAACCCGGAGGAGGAGCGAGGGCCCCGGCCTCGCCTGCGCCAGAGCGCCAGCTTCTCCGGCCCTCTGGGGCCTTCAGCCTCCGGGCCCGCCGACCTCGACTGGGCCACGCTGCGGGCGGCCTTCAGCCCCGACCTGGAGGTGGAGTTGGCCCGGACGCTGGGCCTGAACTGCTGCTCCTGCCGACAACACCGCCGCCGTCAGCAGCAGCAGCCGGCGCCCGGCCTGCCCCTGGCCGGCAGGAGCCCGTCGGCCGACTCGCTGTCCGACCAGGAGGATTCGGGCAGCAGCGGCTCCGAGTCGCCCGTCTTCGAGCAGGCCCGGCGCCTGCCCATCTTCAGCAGGATCTCTGTGTCCGAGTGA